In one window of Caenimonas aquaedulcis DNA:
- a CDS encoding ABC transporter ATP-binding protein, with product MTKELLKIEGLNAWYGESHILHGVDLTVNEGEVVCLLGRNGAGRTTTMRAIVGLTGARKGSIRIDGQEAIKLPPHKVARLGVGYCPEERGIFASLSAEENLMLPPVIAPGGMSVGEIYEMFPNLKERAGSPGTRLSGGEQQMLAVARILRTGARLLLLDEISEGLAPVIVQKLAEMIRTLKAKGYTVVLVEQNFRFAAPLADRFYVMEHGRIVKQFEQRELADNMAMLQEFLGV from the coding sequence ATGACCAAAGAGCTCCTCAAGATCGAAGGCCTCAACGCCTGGTACGGCGAGTCGCACATCCTGCACGGCGTCGACCTCACCGTGAACGAAGGCGAAGTCGTCTGCCTGCTGGGCCGCAACGGCGCCGGACGCACCACCACGATGCGCGCCATCGTCGGCCTGACCGGCGCACGCAAGGGCTCGATCCGCATCGATGGCCAGGAAGCGATCAAGCTGCCGCCGCACAAGGTGGCGCGCCTGGGCGTGGGCTACTGCCCGGAAGAGCGCGGCATCTTCGCGAGCCTGTCGGCCGAAGAGAACCTGATGTTGCCGCCGGTGATCGCACCGGGCGGAATGAGTGTGGGGGAGATCTACGAGATGTTCCCCAACCTGAAGGAGCGTGCCGGCAGCCCCGGCACGCGACTGTCGGGCGGCGAGCAGCAGATGCTGGCCGTCGCGCGCATCCTTCGCACCGGCGCGCGGCTGCTTCTGCTGGACGAGATCTCCGAGGGCCTCGCCCCCGTCATCGTGCAGAAGCTGGCCGAGATGATCCGCACGTTGAAGGCGAAGGGCTACACGGTGGTGCTGGTGGAGCAGAACTTCCGCTTCGCCGCGCCGCTGGCCGACCGCTTCTACGTGATGGAGCACGGCCGCATCGTCAAGCAGTTCGAGCAGCGCGAGCTCGCGGACAACATGGCGATGCTGCAGGAATTCCTCGGCGTCTGA
- a CDS encoding branched-chain amino acid ABC transporter permease, translated as MSMSTNHTKLIRATYIGILVLALVAPLIGLYPVFVMKLLCFALFACAFNLLLGFTGLLSFGHAAFFGFAAYVTGYFIKSQGWSPEIAILAGTLVAAFIGLVFGLIAIRRQGIYFAMITLALAQMVYFICLQAPFTGGEDGLQGVPRGKLLGLLDLSSDTTMYYVILAIFVACFLGIARIVTSPFGQVLKMIRENEPRAVSLGYEVDRYKLVAFVLSAALAGLAGSLKTLVMGFATLTDVHWSMSGEVILMSLLGGVGTFFGPVFGAGIVIALQDLLADKVGAWVTVIIGAIFVVCVLAFRKGVVGEVHAWLERRRARA; from the coding sequence ATGAGCATGAGCACGAACCACACCAAGCTGATTCGCGCGACCTATATCGGAATCCTCGTCCTCGCGCTCGTCGCGCCGCTGATCGGCCTGTACCCCGTCTTCGTGATGAAGCTGCTGTGCTTCGCGCTGTTCGCCTGCGCGTTCAACCTGCTGCTCGGCTTCACCGGCCTGCTGTCCTTCGGCCATGCGGCGTTCTTCGGCTTCGCCGCTTACGTCACCGGCTACTTCATCAAGTCGCAAGGCTGGTCGCCGGAAATCGCCATCCTGGCGGGCACGCTGGTGGCCGCCTTCATCGGCCTCGTCTTCGGCCTGATCGCGATCCGCCGGCAAGGCATCTACTTCGCGATGATCACGCTCGCCCTGGCGCAGATGGTGTACTTCATCTGCCTGCAGGCGCCCTTCACCGGCGGCGAGGACGGCCTGCAGGGCGTGCCGCGCGGCAAGCTGCTCGGCCTGCTGGACCTCTCGTCCGACACGACGATGTATTACGTGATCCTCGCAATCTTCGTGGCCTGCTTCCTGGGCATCGCGCGCATTGTCACTTCGCCGTTCGGCCAGGTGCTCAAGATGATCCGCGAGAACGAGCCGCGCGCCGTCTCGCTGGGCTACGAAGTCGACCGCTACAAGCTGGTCGCCTTCGTGCTCTCCGCCGCCCTCGCGGGCCTCGCGGGATCGCTCAAGACGCTCGTCATGGGCTTCGCCACGCTCACGGACGTTCACTGGTCCATGTCGGGCGAGGTGATCCTCATGAGCCTGCTCGGCGGCGTCGGCACCTTCTTCGGCCCGGTGTTCGGCGCGGGCATCGTGATCGCCCTGCAGGACCTGCTGGCCGACAAGGTCGGCGCCTGGGTCACCGTGATCATCGGCGCGATCTTCGTGGTGTGCGTGCTGGCCTTCCGCAAGGGCGTGGTCGGCGAGGTGCACGCCTGGCTGGAACGGCGCCGGGCCCGGGCCTAG
- a CDS encoding branched-chain amino acid ABC transporter permease: MEIFGIPLQAFLGQLVLGLVNGAFYAMLSLGLAVIFGLLDIVNFAHGALYMVGAFAAWIMLDKFGINFWFALVLAPLLVGVLGVVIERTFLKRLYGLDPLYGLLLTFGLSLILEGIFRDQYGVSGQSYPVPELLEGATNLGFMILPNYRAFVVLASLVVCLGTWFLIERTRLGAYLRAGTENAKLVQAFGVNVPLMVMLTYGAGAALAAMAGVLAAPIIQVTPLMGSNLIIVVFAVVVIGGMGSILGSVVTGLVLGLIEGMTRVFYPEASSVVVFVVMVIVLIIRPAGLFGKEA; the protein is encoded by the coding sequence TTGGAAATCTTCGGCATCCCCCTGCAGGCCTTTCTCGGCCAACTGGTGCTGGGGCTGGTCAATGGCGCGTTCTACGCCATGCTCAGCCTCGGCCTGGCCGTCATCTTCGGCCTGCTCGACATCGTGAACTTCGCGCACGGCGCCCTGTACATGGTGGGGGCCTTCGCCGCGTGGATCATGCTGGACAAGTTCGGCATCAATTTCTGGTTCGCGCTCGTCCTCGCCCCGCTCCTCGTGGGCGTGCTCGGCGTGGTGATCGAGCGCACTTTCCTCAAGCGGCTGTACGGGCTCGACCCGCTCTACGGCCTGCTCCTCACATTCGGCCTGTCGCTGATCCTGGAAGGCATCTTCCGCGACCAGTACGGCGTCTCCGGCCAGTCCTACCCCGTGCCCGAGCTGCTCGAAGGCGCGACCAACCTGGGCTTCATGATCCTGCCGAACTACCGCGCGTTCGTGGTGCTGGCATCGCTGGTCGTGTGCCTGGGCACCTGGTTCCTGATCGAGCGCACCCGCCTGGGCGCCTACCTGCGCGCCGGCACGGAGAACGCGAAGCTGGTGCAGGCCTTCGGCGTCAACGTGCCCCTCATGGTGATGCTCACCTACGGCGCGGGCGCCGCGCTCGCGGCCATGGCCGGCGTGCTCGCCGCGCCCATCATCCAGGTGACGCCGCTCATGGGCTCCAACCTGATCATCGTGGTCTTCGCCGTCGTCGTGATCGGCGGCATGGGCTCCATCCTCGGTTCGGTCGTCACCGGTCTCGTTCTGGGCCTGATCGAAGGCATGACCCGCGTGTTCTACCCGGAAGCCTCCAGCGTGGTGGTGTTCGTCGTGATGGTGATCGTGCTCATCATCCGGCCGGCCGGCCTCTTCGGCAAGGAAGCATGA
- a CDS encoding DUF3426 domain-containing protein, translating into MSLITRCPACGTMFKVVPDQLRISEGWVRCGHCSEVFDAAANMQVEEAAPMEPTPPVPHALADLPESISGESIPPHEEEFGSSLTTEVGDSLASEPPDSTQLEAEARALAETPLDRPFSLMRADTSDAVEAPPPAEARPRPEPEPELHEIPFVRQARREEFWRSPGMRVLLALAALALAALLVAQVAIHDRDRIAAIEPALRPWLARLCEPLACRVGPPRQIDTLSIDSSSFNKLRGDAYRLNFTLKNQAPTEVAMPSLELTLTDGQDQPVVRRVLTPAEFTNRPPVLQAASEWSGSVALAVNTATLGERIAGYRLLAFYP; encoded by the coding sequence ATGAGCCTGATCACGCGATGCCCCGCTTGCGGGACGATGTTCAAAGTCGTGCCCGACCAGCTCAGGATTTCGGAAGGCTGGGTGCGCTGCGGCCATTGCTCCGAAGTTTTCGACGCCGCCGCGAACATGCAGGTGGAAGAAGCGGCGCCGATGGAGCCGACTCCTCCCGTCCCGCACGCCCTGGCCGATCTTCCGGAATCGATCTCCGGCGAATCCATCCCGCCGCACGAGGAGGAATTCGGATCGTCGCTCACCACCGAAGTCGGCGATTCACTGGCCTCCGAGCCGCCCGACTCCACGCAACTCGAAGCGGAAGCGCGGGCACTGGCCGAAACCCCGCTGGACCGGCCGTTCTCGCTCATGCGCGCCGACACGTCCGACGCTGTCGAGGCGCCGCCTCCCGCGGAGGCCCGGCCGCGGCCCGAACCCGAACCGGAACTCCACGAAATCCCGTTCGTGCGCCAGGCGCGACGGGAGGAATTCTGGCGCAGCCCCGGCATGCGGGTGCTCCTGGCGCTGGCGGCCCTTGCCCTTGCCGCGCTGCTGGTGGCGCAGGTGGCCATTCACGACCGGGACCGCATCGCCGCCATCGAGCCCGCGCTGCGTCCCTGGCTCGCCCGCCTGTGCGAGCCGCTGGCGTGCCGCGTCGGGCCGCCACGCCAGATCGACACCTTGTCCATCGACAGCTCCTCGTTCAACAAGCTGCGCGGCGACGCCTACCGCCTGAACTTCACCCTGAAGAACCAGGCGCCCACCGAAGTCGCGATGCCCTCGCTGGAACTCACCCTCACCGACGGGCAGGACCAGCCGGTCGTGCGCCGCGTACTGACCCCCGCGGAATTCACGAACAGGCCGCCTGTCCTGCAGGCTGCATCGGAGTGGTCCGGCTCGGTGGCGCTGGCCGTGAACACGGCGACCCTCGGCGAGCGCATCGCGGGGTACCGCCTGCTCGCTTTCTATCCCTGA
- a CDS encoding ABC transporter ATP-binding protein: MAAEIILETKGLTKEFKGFVAVNSVDLKVRRGHIHALIGPNGAGKTTFFNLLTKFLTPTRGSITFNGADITKEKPAQTARRGIVRSFQISAVFPHMTVLENVRAALQRGQGTSFHFWKPEASLFHLHQRADELLHAVDLQDFRDEMTVNLPYGRKRALELATTMALEPELMLLDEPTQGMGHEDVHRVTELIKKVSAGRTILMVEHNMKVVSSIADRITVLQRGAIIADGPYAEVSANPLVIEAYMGTTDAALQGAH, from the coding sequence TTGGCTGCTGAGATCATTCTCGAGACGAAGGGCTTGACCAAGGAGTTCAAGGGTTTCGTCGCGGTCAACAGCGTCGACCTGAAGGTGCGCCGGGGCCACATCCACGCCCTCATCGGCCCCAACGGCGCAGGCAAGACGACTTTCTTCAACCTGCTCACGAAATTCCTGACGCCCACCCGCGGCTCGATCACGTTCAACGGGGCCGACATCACGAAGGAGAAGCCCGCGCAGACTGCGCGGCGCGGCATCGTGCGTTCCTTCCAGATTTCGGCGGTGTTTCCGCACATGACGGTGCTGGAGAACGTGCGCGCCGCCCTGCAGCGCGGCCAAGGCACGTCCTTCCACTTCTGGAAGCCCGAAGCCAGCCTGTTCCACCTGCACCAGCGGGCCGACGAACTGCTGCACGCCGTGGACCTTCAGGATTTCCGCGACGAGATGACGGTGAACCTGCCCTATGGCCGCAAGCGCGCGCTGGAACTCGCGACCACCATGGCGCTGGAGCCCGAGCTGATGCTTCTGGACGAACCCACGCAGGGCATGGGCCACGAGGACGTGCACCGCGTCACCGAACTGATCAAGAAGGTGTCGGCCGGGCGCACCATCCTCATGGTGGAACACAACATGAAGGTGGTCTCGTCGATCGCCGACCGCATCACCGTGCTGCAGCGCGGCGCGATCATCGCGGACGGCCCCTACGCGGAAGTCTCCGCCAACCCGCTGGTGATCGAGGCCTATATGGGCACGACGGACGCGGCACTCCAAGGGGCTCACTGA
- a CDS encoding ABC transporter substrate-binding protein, whose translation MKLKTLVAAMAVGLGTMGALAQTNSGPVKIGMITDMASLYADIDGPAGAEMVKWAVQDFGGKVLGRPVEVLSADHQNKADVASSKAREWMDKDNLAMLIGGTSSGTNLAMAKVAQEKKRPFISIGAGSARLTNEDCTPYTVHYAYDTVALAKVAGNALIKAGNKSWYFLTADYAFGQSLEADATTVIKANGGTVAGSVKHPLNASDFSSFLLQAQGSKAQILAMANAGGDFTNAMKAAKEFGITKTMKVAGLLVFINDVHSLGLSNTEGLQLADSWYWNQDDASRKFAKRFFDKYKRMPSSLQAADYSATMNYLKAVQTAGTTDGDKVMATLKSMKFDDFYSKGTIRADGRMIHDMYLFQVKGQKESTTPWDYYKLVAKVPGDQAFTTPAESKCSLIKK comes from the coding sequence ATGAAACTCAAGACCCTCGTCGCAGCCATGGCCGTCGGCCTCGGCACCATGGGCGCCCTCGCCCAGACCAACTCCGGCCCCGTCAAGATCGGCATGATCACCGACATGGCCAGCCTGTACGCCGACATCGACGGCCCCGCGGGCGCCGAGATGGTGAAGTGGGCGGTGCAGGACTTCGGCGGCAAGGTGCTGGGCCGCCCGGTCGAAGTGCTGTCCGCGGACCACCAGAACAAGGCGGACGTCGCGAGCTCCAAGGCCCGCGAGTGGATGGACAAGGACAACCTCGCGATGCTGATCGGCGGCACGTCCTCCGGCACCAACCTCGCCATGGCCAAGGTCGCGCAGGAGAAGAAGCGCCCCTTCATCTCCATCGGCGCCGGCTCCGCCCGCCTCACGAACGAAGACTGCACGCCCTACACGGTGCACTACGCCTACGACACCGTCGCGCTCGCGAAGGTGGCGGGCAACGCGCTCATCAAGGCCGGCAACAAGAGCTGGTACTTCCTCACCGCCGACTACGCCTTCGGCCAGTCGCTCGAAGCGGACGCCACCACCGTCATCAAGGCCAACGGCGGCACCGTCGCCGGCTCCGTGAAGCACCCGCTGAACGCGTCGGACTTCTCGTCCTTCCTGCTGCAGGCGCAAGGCTCCAAGGCGCAGATCCTGGCGATGGCCAATGCCGGCGGCGATTTCACCAACGCGATGAAGGCAGCCAAGGAATTCGGCATCACCAAGACCATGAAGGTCGCCGGCCTGCTGGTGTTCATCAACGACGTGCACTCGCTCGGCCTGTCGAACACCGAAGGCCTGCAACTGGCCGACAGCTGGTACTGGAACCAGGACGACGCCAGCCGCAAGTTCGCCAAGCGCTTCTTCGACAAGTACAAGCGCATGCCGTCCAGCCTGCAGGCCGCCGACTACTCCGCGACGATGAACTACCTGAAGGCCGTGCAGACTGCCGGCACGACCGACGGCGACAAGGTCATGGCCACGCTCAAGTCCATGAAGTTCGACGACTTCTACAGCAAGGGCACGATCCGCGCGGACGGCCGAATGATCCACGACATGTACCTCTTCCAGGTCAAGGGCCAGAAGGAATCGACGACGCCGTGGGACTACTACAAGCTGGTCGCGAAGGTCCCGGGCGACCAGGCGTTCACCACGCCCGCCGAGTCCAAGTGCTCGCTGATCAAGAAGTAA
- a CDS encoding carbohydrate kinase family protein, whose product MASLICGSLAFDTIMSFEGRFAEQILPEQLHILNVSFLVPALRRDFGGCAGNIAYALKLLGGDPVPMATVGSDGAEYVARLAAQGIDTRFVKQVGDTYTAQAMIMTDRDNNQITAFHPGAMMQAHVTRIEPGTDVKLGIISPDGRDAMLQHAAQFRAAGIPFVFDPGQGLPMFDGPELAAFIDQADWVTVNDYEGKMLCDRTGWSNAEISKRVQGLVVTLGGEGCEVWVGGEKRVVPPVKATQVVDPTGCGDAWRGALLHGLEQGWALERCAELGNRVGAIKIASRGPQNYTLNP is encoded by the coding sequence ATGGCAAGCCTGATCTGCGGCTCCCTCGCGTTCGACACCATCATGAGCTTCGAGGGCCGCTTCGCCGAGCAGATCCTGCCCGAGCAGCTGCACATCCTCAACGTGTCGTTCCTCGTGCCGGCACTGCGCCGCGACTTCGGCGGCTGCGCGGGCAACATCGCCTACGCACTCAAGCTGCTGGGGGGCGACCCGGTGCCGATGGCGACGGTGGGAAGCGACGGCGCGGAATACGTCGCGCGGCTGGCTGCGCAGGGCATCGACACGCGCTTCGTCAAGCAGGTCGGCGACACCTACACTGCGCAGGCGATGATCATGACCGACCGCGACAACAACCAGATCACCGCTTTCCACCCGGGCGCGATGATGCAGGCGCACGTGACCCGCATCGAGCCGGGCACGGACGTGAAGCTGGGCATCATTTCACCCGACGGGCGCGACGCGATGCTGCAGCATGCAGCGCAGTTCAGGGCGGCGGGCATTCCTTTCGTGTTCGACCCGGGCCAGGGGTTGCCGATGTTCGACGGCCCCGAACTCGCGGCCTTCATCGACCAGGCGGACTGGGTGACGGTGAACGACTACGAAGGCAAGATGCTCTGCGACCGCACCGGCTGGAGCAACGCGGAGATCTCGAAGCGCGTGCAGGGCCTCGTCGTCACGCTGGGCGGGGAGGGATGCGAAGTGTGGGTGGGTGGCGAGAAGCGGGTGGTGCCGCCGGTGAAGGCCACGCAGGTCGTCGATCCGACCGGTTGCGGCGACGCCTGGCGCGGCGCCCTGCTGCACGGCCTGGAGCAGGGCTGGGCGCTGGAGCGATGCGCGGAACTCGGCAACCGCGTCGGCGCGATCAAGATCGCGAGCCGCGGCCCGCAGAACTACACGCTCAACCCCTAG
- a CDS encoding SDR family oxidoreductase — MTDSMKDLFSLAGRTALVTGGSRGIGRMIAKGFLAQGARVYISSRKADACDATAKELSAIGTCISLPADVSTVEGAKGLAAAYMAREGSLDILVNNAGAAWGEDFDTFPEKGWDKVVDLNLKSPFFLTQALHEALRSGAKSRPAKVINIASIDGVSVNPQETYSYAASKAGLIHLTKRMSLRLVRDNIVVSGIAPGAFASDMNRVARDHGDEVAKRIPAGRIGVDDDMAGVAIYLASRAGDYVVGETIVVDGGVTLARG; from the coding sequence ATGACCGACTCCATGAAAGACCTCTTCTCGCTCGCCGGCCGCACCGCCCTCGTCACCGGCGGCTCGCGCGGCATCGGCCGCATGATCGCCAAAGGCTTCCTGGCCCAGGGCGCGCGCGTGTACATCTCGTCGCGCAAGGCGGACGCGTGCGACGCCACCGCGAAGGAGCTCTCGGCGATCGGCACCTGCATCTCCCTGCCGGCGGACGTCTCCACGGTGGAGGGCGCGAAGGGCCTGGCCGCCGCGTACATGGCCAGGGAAGGTTCGCTGGACATCCTCGTGAACAACGCGGGTGCCGCGTGGGGCGAAGACTTCGACACCTTCCCCGAGAAGGGCTGGGACAAGGTCGTGGACCTGAACCTGAAATCGCCCTTCTTCCTCACGCAGGCCCTGCACGAAGCGCTGCGCAGCGGTGCGAAGTCCCGGCCGGCGAAGGTGATCAACATCGCTTCGATCGACGGCGTGTCGGTGAACCCGCAGGAGACTTATTCGTACGCCGCGAGCAAGGCGGGCCTCATCCACCTCACCAAGCGGATGTCGCTTCGGCTGGTGCGCGACAACATCGTGGTGAGCGGCATTGCGCCGGGCGCCTTCGCCTCGGACATGAACCGCGTGGCGCGCGATCATGGCGACGAGGTGGCCAAGCGCATTCCCGCGGGCCGTATCGGCGTCGACGACGACATGGCCGGCGTGGCGATCTACCTCGCGTCCCGCGCGGGCGACTACGTCGTGGGCGAGACCATCGTCGTGGATGGCGGCGTGACGCTGGCTAGGGGTTGA
- the prmA gene encoding 50S ribosomal protein L11 methyltransferase, with amino-acid sequence MFELGLLCPEQSVEALSDALDALDALSVSVEDADAQTDAEHALFGEPGMPPPAEGWQCSRILALFATEEAAREASRLLEVQDFFEGCQLLGIHPVEDQDWVRLTQSQFEPVEITPEFWIVPTWHEPPAAAKQVIRLDPGLAFGTGTHPTTRMCLRWIAAHPPRGQRVLDYGCGSGILAIGAARFGAGRIDAVDIDPAAVQSTKDNATANAVELHAGLPDAAQGRYELVLANILATPLKVLAPLLCGHVEKGGHLVLAGILERQAGELTAAYAPYAELAVGDTQDGWVLMTARL; translated from the coding sequence ATGTTCGAACTCGGCCTGCTGTGCCCCGAGCAAAGTGTCGAGGCCCTGAGCGATGCGCTGGATGCGCTCGACGCGTTGAGCGTCTCGGTGGAAGACGCCGACGCGCAGACCGACGCGGAGCACGCGCTCTTCGGCGAACCCGGCATGCCGCCGCCCGCGGAAGGGTGGCAGTGCTCCCGCATCCTCGCCCTCTTCGCCACCGAAGAAGCGGCCCGTGAAGCGTCGCGGCTGCTGGAAGTCCAGGACTTCTTCGAAGGCTGCCAGCTCCTGGGCATCCACCCCGTGGAAGACCAGGACTGGGTGCGCCTCACGCAGTCGCAGTTCGAGCCCGTGGAGATCACGCCGGAGTTCTGGATCGTGCCCACCTGGCATGAGCCGCCGGCCGCCGCGAAGCAGGTGATCCGGCTCGACCCGGGCCTGGCGTTCGGCACGGGCACGCACCCGACCACCCGCATGTGCCTGCGGTGGATCGCCGCGCATCCGCCGCGCGGGCAGCGCGTGCTCGACTACGGCTGCGGCTCCGGCATCCTCGCGATCGGCGCCGCGCGCTTCGGCGCGGGCCGCATCGACGCCGTCGACATCGACCCCGCCGCGGTGCAGTCCACGAAGGACAACGCGACTGCGAATGCGGTCGAGCTCCATGCGGGCCTGCCGGACGCCGCGCAAGGGCGGTACGAACTCGTGCTGGCCAACATCCTCGCGACGCCGCTCAAGGTGCTCGCGCCGCTGCTGTGCGGCCATGTGGAGAAGGGCGGGCACCTGGTGCTCGCGGGCATCCTGGAGCGGCAGGCGGGCGAGTTGACGGCCGCCTACGCGCCTTACGCCGAACTGGCGGTGGGCGACACGCAGGACGGCTGGGTCCTGATGACCGCCCGCCTGTAA